One region of Azoarcus sp. CIB genomic DNA includes:
- a CDS encoding iron ABC transporter permease, which yields MRFLERLGRWRERWSSLTAGSLLISVLIAMPVISVFSNVFVGGTAETWGHLSSTVLPEFIGNTLILCAGVGLGVSTIGVATAWLTTMTEFPGRRFFQWALVLPLAVPAYVMAYVYTDFLQFVGPLQSGLREVFGWKAGGYWFPDVRTVGGAVAMFMFVLYPYVYLLARTAFLERASGMLEAGRSLGLGPWGSFFRVSLPLARPAVIAGSALALMETLADFGTVSYFGVQTFTTGIYRAWFSLGDRVAAAQLSAMLLAFVVLVLVLEHASRGRARFNNTSRQQAVPTPVRLSRALGLVATLACLLPLVLGFLLPAFLLVRMALVEGDAQFGGRFVQLARNSFVLALVTALLAVLLAILLGYAARLARTRLPHVLNRIVGLGYAVPGSVIAVGVLIPVTRLDHVLAAWWQGVTGLNPGLVLTGGIAALVYAYLGRFLSVALHTVETSLGKITSSMDDASRSLGVGKWATLQRVHVPILRSSLLTAGLLVFVDVMKELPATLVMRPFNFDTLATQAHTLASDERLTEASTAAVTIVAVGLLPMFIISRQIARGNRRTVEETEV from the coding sequence ATGAGATTTTTGGAAAGGCTGGGAAGGTGGCGCGAGCGCTGGTCGTCATTGACGGCCGGGTCGCTGCTGATCTCCGTGTTGATCGCAATGCCGGTGATATCGGTATTCTCGAACGTGTTCGTCGGGGGAACAGCTGAAACCTGGGGCCACCTGTCGTCCACCGTTCTGCCGGAGTTCATCGGCAACACGCTGATCCTGTGTGCCGGTGTCGGGCTGGGCGTGTCGACCATAGGAGTGGCGACAGCCTGGCTGACCACCATGACCGAGTTTCCGGGGCGCCGCTTCTTCCAGTGGGCACTCGTTCTGCCTCTCGCAGTCCCGGCCTACGTGATGGCCTATGTGTACACCGATTTTCTCCAGTTCGTAGGCCCTCTGCAAAGCGGGCTGCGCGAGGTCTTCGGATGGAAGGCGGGCGGCTACTGGTTCCCGGACGTCCGCACGGTGGGCGGGGCGGTTGCGATGTTCATGTTCGTCCTGTACCCGTATGTGTACCTTCTGGCACGCACCGCGTTTCTCGAGCGTGCATCCGGAATGCTCGAAGCAGGGCGCTCGCTGGGCCTCGGCCCCTGGGGCAGCTTTTTCCGGGTCTCGCTCCCGTTGGCCCGACCTGCCGTGATTGCCGGTTCCGCCCTGGCTCTGATGGAAACGCTGGCGGATTTCGGAACGGTCTCCTATTTCGGCGTGCAGACCTTCACGACCGGCATCTACCGTGCCTGGTTCTCGCTCGGCGATCGCGTCGCCGCAGCACAGCTTTCCGCCATGCTGCTGGCCTTCGTCGTGCTGGTGCTGGTTCTCGAACACGCCAGCCGCGGACGGGCTCGGTTCAACAACACCTCGCGCCAACAGGCGGTGCCGACCCCGGTCCGGCTGTCGCGCGCGCTGGGCCTCGTGGCCACGCTCGCATGCCTGCTGCCGCTCGTTCTCGGATTCCTGCTGCCCGCCTTCCTGCTGGTACGCATGGCACTCGTCGAGGGCGATGCACAGTTCGGCGGGCGCTTTGTGCAACTGGCACGCAACAGCTTCGTGCTCGCCCTCGTTACGGCGCTGCTCGCCGTGCTTCTGGCTATCCTGCTCGGTTATGCCGCGCGGCTGGCACGCACGCGCCTGCCCCATGTATTGAATCGCATCGTCGGGCTCGGTTATGCGGTACCGGGATCGGTTATCGCGGTCGGGGTGCTGATTCCGGTGACGAGGCTCGACCACGTGCTCGCGGCCTGGTGGCAGGGCGTAACGGGCCTAAATCCGGGCCTCGTACTGACCGGGGGAATCGCCGCGCTCGTGTATGCTTATTTGGGCCGTTTTCTTTCCGTCGCACTGCATACGGTCGAAACCAGTCTGGGCAAGATCACGTCGAGCATGGACGATGCATCCCGCAGCCTGGGTGTCGGGAAGTGGGCTACGCTGCAGCGCGTCCATGTCCCGATCCTGCGAAGCAGCCTGCTCACCGCTGGCCTGCTCGTCTTTGTCGACGTAATGAAGGAATTGCCGGCAACTCTCGTGATGAGGCCGTTCAATTTCGATACCTTGGCGACGCAGGCTCACACGCTCGCATCGGATGAACGGCTGACCGAGGCATCGACGGCTGCCGTGACGATCGTCGCGGTCGGCCTGTTGCCGATGTTCATCATCTCGCGCCAGATCGCGCGCGGGAACCGGCGCACGGTCGAGGAGACGGAAGTCTGA